The genomic region TACGAAACGTATAGAAAACACCATATTTTATGATATAATTGCTTTAATAGAAATGAGCGAGAAATATTATTATCCTCTTCTTATCGGTAGAATTGACACGGTTTTTAAATGCATTCGTCAGTATGTATTTATATAAAAAGAATAAAGGTTTAAAAACTTAACAACATCATAAAAATAGAATTGAAAAGTGAGTGAGAATGGTGAAAAAAACAAGAAAACAAATAACATTTACGATATTAATGATCATTGCAATGCTATTTTGGGGCGGCAGTTGGCAATCTGGAAAAATCGTCTCATCTGACATGCCATCGGAAGTACTTATCTTTTGGCGATTCTTTATTACATTCATATCATTCATCCCAGTTATGATTTATCGAAAGGAATCAATTAAATTAGGTAAAATTGGATGGGTTCAAGTTATAGTAGGCACGGCTTTCTTAGTGCTTTATAATCTATTTTTCTTTTCAGGTTTAAGAGAAGGTTTGTCAATATCAGGTGGAGTGATTGTAACGACGTTAAATCCTTTGTTTACTTTTTTAATAGCGTCTGTTATTTTAAAACATAAGGGTGGTAAAAGGGAACTACTTGGTTTAGGACTAGGATTCTTTGGTGGATTGATCCTAATTGAAATCTGGAATATTGGCAAGGGAACACTGTTTGATGAAGGGGTTTTATTCTTCCTTCTTGCAGCATTATCTTGGGCGTTGTTATCAACTGTTAGCCAAAGGTCAAAATCACATATGTCTGCTTTTACCTTTAGTTTTTATACGTACGGTTTATCCGCATTCATAGACTTATTTTTTGCATTACCAAAAGGTGTTTTCGACTTTGAACAAATGAGTCCCTCTTTCTGGATAAATGTATTGTACTTATCATTAGGGGCATCTACGTTTGGTATTACGGCTTATTTCTACGCTGCGAGTAATTTAGGAGCAAACAAGGCTAGTACCTTTACGTTTATTGTACCATCTAGTGCTATGTTGTTTGGATTTATAATTTTAGGAGAGGTACCTACACGTAATATGATTTTCGGTGGAATCCTAGCATTAGCAGCAGTATATATCATAAACATGAAACCTAAAAATCATTTAAAAACAACAACCGTATCATCAGTTTAGAAACAAAAGTTAGTACAAAAACAATAGACAAAAGTGTTCATTTTGTTGAATTTTAGCAAAAGAAAGCACTTTTTATTAAAATCGATCTTATCAATAAAGAAATCAGTTCATTTCTAATCGAAATGGTCGAAGTTTGTATGAATATCATGTATAATAGAATTAAAAAAATATGAAAATTTAAAACTATTTGCTCGAGAAAATTGTATATATTAATGACAGCCTACTTATAATTAATAA from Haloplasma contractile SSD-17B harbors:
- a CDS encoding DMT family transporter gives rise to the protein MVKKTRKQITFTILMIIAMLFWGGSWQSGKIVSSDMPSEVLIFWRFFITFISFIPVMIYRKESIKLGKIGWVQVIVGTAFLVLYNLFFFSGLREGLSISGGVIVTTLNPLFTFLIASVILKHKGGKRELLGLGLGFFGGLILIEIWNIGKGTLFDEGVLFFLLAALSWALLSTVSQRSKSHMSAFTFSFYTYGLSAFIDLFFALPKGVFDFEQMSPSFWINVLYLSLGASTFGITAYFYAASNLGANKASTFTFIVPSSAMLFGFIILGEVPTRNMIFGGILALAAVYIINMKPKNHLKTTTVSSV